A single genomic interval of Lewinellaceae bacterium harbors:
- a CDS encoding DinB family protein produces MKLLEILAKEMEQEAVTTRKMLSRIPNDKFDWQPHELSMTIERLSNHIAELPGWVDMILNTPELDFENNPYQATTYDNTDDLLEFFEAKLQDGLNALKEAQEDELEGEWTLRRGDVILQRSNKLEFIRHTFCQIVHHRAQMGVYLRLLDVPIPGSYGPSGDEMRARAAAVAS; encoded by the coding sequence ATGAAACTATTAGAAATCCTTGCAAAAGAAATGGAACAGGAAGCGGTTACCACCCGTAAAATGCTATCGCGGATACCCAACGACAAATTCGACTGGCAGCCACATGAGCTTAGCATGACCATCGAACGGTTGTCCAATCACATCGCAGAACTGCCGGGTTGGGTGGACATGATCCTGAATACACCGGAACTGGACTTTGAAAACAACCCTTATCAGGCTACGACCTACGACAATACCGACGATTTACTGGAATTCTTTGAGGCCAAGTTACAGGACGGCCTGAACGCACTCAAGGAAGCTCAGGAGGATGAGCTGGAAGGCGAATGGACGTTGCGGCGGGGAGATGTGATCTTGCAACGCAGCAATAAACTCGAGTTTATCCGCCACACCTTTTGCCAGATCGTTCATCACCGGGCACAGATGGGGGTATACCTTCGGCTCCTCGATGTGCCGATCCCGGGAAGTTACGGGCCAAGTGGTGATGAGATGCGGGCCAGGGCTGCAGCAGTCGCTTCGTAA
- a CDS encoding YafY family transcriptional regulator codes for MNRIDRLTAILTHLQSRRLVKAEEIARRFDISLRTVYRDVRALIEAGVPINGEAGVGYSIMEGYRLPPVMFTQEEAMALLVAEKMAQTSTDQHNSAQIQSAMIKIRSVLRIPEKNTLENIDDNIAIRSFRRSGSVEDQPDNILQKILASIAAEQVIHIQYSTIQKQEYSERDIEPVGIYFSHEYWYLIAYCQLRQAYRTFRLDRILIIRDTGKKYLHHHPTLKTYLEQLQRKERLVRVVVQIDKSIVHYFREEKYKQGLILEHVSGELVEMTFMVSGIYRIAHWLMQMAPFASVMEPPELIDHMVDMAEKMIVRQKKVKSS; via the coding sequence ATGAACCGCATCGATCGGCTTACCGCCATCTTAACCCATCTGCAATCCCGGCGATTGGTCAAAGCAGAAGAGATCGCTCGGCGTTTTGACATCTCCTTACGGACGGTGTACCGGGACGTCCGGGCACTTATTGAAGCAGGTGTTCCTATCAATGGTGAAGCAGGGGTAGGCTACTCCATTATGGAAGGATACCGGTTGCCCCCTGTGATGTTTACCCAGGAAGAAGCCATGGCCCTGCTGGTCGCCGAGAAAATGGCACAAACGTCCACCGACCAGCACAACAGCGCACAGATTCAGTCCGCCATGATCAAAATCCGGTCGGTCCTGCGCATTCCTGAAAAGAATACGCTGGAAAACATCGACGATAACATTGCCATCCGAAGTTTCCGAAGGTCCGGCAGCGTTGAAGATCAACCGGATAACATTCTCCAGAAGATCCTGGCCAGCATTGCAGCTGAACAGGTCATCCACATTCAGTACAGCACGATCCAAAAACAGGAATACAGCGAGCGGGACATTGAACCGGTAGGCATTTATTTTTCGCATGAATACTGGTATCTGATCGCTTACTGTCAGTTGCGTCAGGCTTACCGCACCTTCCGGCTGGATCGCATCCTGATCATCCGGGATACCGGTAAGAAGTATTTGCACCACCACCCCACGCTAAAGACCTACCTCGAACAGTTGCAACGTAAAGAACGCCTCGTCCGGGTGGTCGTCCAGATAGACAAGTCCATTGTCCATTATTTCCGGGAAGAGAAATACAAACAGGGACTGATCCTGGAACATGTGTCCGGGGAGCTGGTTGAGATGACATTTATGGTCAGCGGCATATACCGCATTGCGCATTGGTTGATGCAAATGGCACCATTTGCTTCGGTTATGGAACCGCCGGAACTAATCGATCATATGGTGGATATGGCAGAAAAAATGATTGTCAGGCAAAAAAAAGTAAAAAGCTCCTGA
- a CDS encoding RNA polymerase sigma factor, translating into MILSGAHCDELSDAEIIRKSLEQVDYFSCLYLRYGPRLLQYIQRISSYTPEEAEDLLQEAFIKIWKNLNAYQPSLKLSSWLYRIVHNHVISTWRKQHGQDMTYTLTWDDRLPEDLAEDLEYDDADEDRMSRLRRAVQALPDKYQEVVTLKYFEEMNYEEISDVLKIPEGTVATRLNRARQMMAKFCNKSLTKTNTDGPRR; encoded by the coding sequence ATGATCCTTTCCGGAGCACATTGTGACGAATTATCGGATGCGGAAATAATCCGCAAGTCGCTGGAACAAGTGGACTACTTTTCCTGCCTGTACCTGCGGTATGGACCCCGCCTTTTGCAATACATCCAGAGGATATCTTCCTATACTCCGGAAGAGGCCGAAGACCTGCTTCAGGAGGCTTTCATTAAAATCTGGAAAAACCTGAATGCGTACCAGCCATCCCTTAAACTATCCAGCTGGTTATACCGGATCGTACACAATCACGTCATTTCGACCTGGAGAAAACAGCATGGTCAGGATATGACTTATACCCTTACGTGGGATGATCGGCTACCGGAGGACCTGGCTGAAGATCTGGAGTATGATGATGCTGATGAGGATCGGATGAGCCGGCTGAGGCGGGCTGTGCAAGCACTACCGGACAAATACCAGGAAGTTGTTACGTTGAAATATTTTGAGGAAATGAATTACGAGGAGATCTCTGATGTACTGAAGATCCCGGAAGGAACAGTTGCTACCCGGCTGAACCGGGCGCGTCAGATGATGGCTAAATTCTGTAATAAATCGTTGACCAAAACCAATACAGATGGACCCCGCAGATAA
- a CDS encoding DUF2202 domain-containing protein — translation MILLAAVGVTFVQCEKQALADPVTDQVTLEQRGGIDAEALCTCLTENYAKDPLSADEIAALTFMRQEEKLARDVYMALNEQYNQRIFTNIIRSEQQHMDAIGCLLTKYELADPVAGMEAGQFANEDLAALYSQLLEQGGGGLVSALQVGATIEDLDLNDLAVWLEKTTLDNEDVIAVFNELMRGSRNHLRAFVRNLGWNDASYTVQYLDEETYLAILESGMERGGTLCDGLCDGTGFNGNGNGQGLGTGECDGTGQGLNQGNNGPKGPAGNPGSRNGRNG, via the coding sequence ATGATACTGCTAGCGGCAGTGGGCGTTACATTCGTCCAATGTGAAAAGCAAGCCCTGGCAGATCCGGTCACGGATCAGGTCACCCTGGAACAACGCGGAGGGATCGATGCCGAAGCACTTTGTACCTGCCTCACTGAAAATTATGCCAAAGACCCATTAAGCGCAGACGAGATTGCCGCTTTGACCTTCATGCGGCAGGAGGAGAAACTGGCACGTGATGTTTACATGGCCCTGAATGAGCAATACAACCAGCGGATATTTACCAATATTATCCGTTCCGAACAGCAACACATGGATGCCATCGGATGTTTGCTGACGAAATATGAACTGGCCGACCCGGTAGCAGGAATGGAAGCGGGACAATTTGCAAATGAAGATTTGGCCGCATTGTACAGCCAGTTGCTCGAGCAGGGTGGCGGTGGTCTGGTCAGCGCACTGCAGGTAGGCGCTACCATCGAAGACCTGGACCTGAATGACCTCGCGGTATGGTTGGAAAAAACCACCCTGGATAATGAAGATGTCATTGCCGTGTTTAATGAACTGATGCGTGGTTCCCGTAATCACCTGCGGGCATTCGTACGGAATCTGGGATGGAATGACGCATCTTATACGGTACAATACCTCGATGAGGAGACTTACCTTGCTATTCTGGAAAGCGGCATGGAACGGGGTGGAACCCTTTGTGATGGGCTTTGCGACGGTACCGGTTTCAATGGCAATGGCAATGGCCAGGGCCTCGGTACAGGCGAATGTGACGGAACAGGACAAGGACTCAATCAGGGAAACAACGGACCAAAAGGACCGGCTGGAAATCCCGGATCTCGCAATGGTAGAAATGGTTGA
- a CDS encoding PrsW family intramembrane metalloprotease: MLQIQCPHCKNAQSYEVSSESRTVVCSECQQSFTIPGMANSKGNFGDQVLKHGKKVAQDLHSISFREEILPLDQANFTRFSRSFTFWGITLLGMIPLLIVTVDRSEAQLTLFALFFALVWGVIFKKFVIQDEGSWTWAIGSLFFTGIFGIWLLLFLYHYIVPDFYLNMADQSNPVVSLIGYVFQVGIWEEMCKALPVIMVLRWVKPSIDLRSLLVIGLFSGLGFAAFENLNYGNNAISSTYSLTREYGVGGLVSGVQSAMVVTLLRSVSLVFCHAVWAGIFTYFIGLSTVNKDRKVAFFLAGLLVAAVLHGLYDWLAGLQPTIAALLAGFSFVLFYAYVQKGLNESEAISADPVNE, encoded by the coding sequence ATGCTCCAGATCCAATGCCCTCACTGTAAGAATGCGCAGTCTTATGAGGTCAGTTCGGAAAGCAGAACCGTCGTATGCAGTGAATGCCAGCAGTCGTTCACGATCCCGGGAATGGCAAATTCCAAAGGAAACTTCGGGGACCAGGTTTTAAAGCATGGTAAAAAGGTGGCCCAGGATCTCCATTCTATTTCCTTCCGGGAAGAGATCCTACCATTGGATCAGGCTAATTTTACCCGATTTTCACGCAGTTTTACTTTTTGGGGCATCACGCTGCTGGGCATGATTCCCCTGCTTATTGTTACGGTCGACCGGTCAGAGGCCCAGCTCACTCTGTTTGCCTTGTTTTTTGCATTGGTCTGGGGGGTTATCTTTAAAAAGTTTGTCATACAGGATGAGGGATCCTGGACCTGGGCAATCGGGTCGTTATTCTTCACCGGTATCTTTGGGATCTGGCTCTTACTTTTCCTGTACCATTACATCGTCCCCGATTTTTACCTGAATATGGCAGACCAGTCGAACCCCGTCGTTTCACTGATCGGGTACGTATTCCAGGTGGGCATCTGGGAGGAGATGTGCAAGGCGCTGCCGGTGATCATGGTGCTCCGATGGGTGAAGCCATCCATTGATCTCCGTTCGTTGCTGGTGATTGGTTTGTTTTCAGGGCTGGGATTCGCTGCTTTTGAGAATCTGAATTATGGTAATAATGCCATCAGTTCCACGTATTCCCTCACCAGGGAATATGGAGTTGGTGGATTGGTATCCGGCGTCCAGTCCGCGATGGTCGTTACATTGCTACGTTCAGTATCCCTGGTGTTTTGTCATGCCGTCTGGGCGGGGATTTTCACCTATTTCATCGGACTATCCACCGTGAATAAAGACCGTAAGGTGGCCTTCTTTCTTGCCGGGCTCCTTGTCGCAGCCGTTCTCCACGGACTGTACGACTGGCTGGCCGGACTACAACCGACCATTGCTGCACTCCTTGCCGGTTTTTCTTTTGTGCTTTTCTATGCGTACGTACAGAAGGGTCTCAATGAGTCTGAAGCGATAAGTGCAGACCCGGTAAATGAATGA
- a CDS encoding bile acid:sodium symporter family protein, translated as MIDVDSIRINFSQDQLTLMNICLGFLMFGVALDMTIDDFRRVVKFPKSTMVGLISQLILLPILTILIIKAWGPVPSIALGMLLVGVCPGGNISNFATHLARGNAALSVTLTSIVTLAAIFVTPFSFQGWAHFLPETQPLLQQIKVNAWDMVKIIFQLILVPLIIGMTIHYYLPGFTARIRAWVKRLSLLIFFGFIVFALLGNISTIKNYLYIVLGLVFFHNSLAMVQGYYFAKLNRLPEADARAISLETGVQNSGLGLVLIFNFFPELGGMILVAAWWGVYDLISSFLVANYWARKRAPEAASEG; from the coding sequence ATGATCGACGTGGATTCCATCCGGATCAACTTTAGTCAGGATCAGCTGACCTTAATGAATATCTGCCTCGGGTTTCTCATGTTTGGTGTTGCCCTGGATATGACGATCGATGATTTCAGGCGCGTGGTCAAATTTCCAAAGAGCACCATGGTGGGTCTGATCTCACAACTGATCCTGCTGCCGATACTCACCATCCTCATCATCAAAGCCTGGGGTCCCGTGCCAAGCATAGCGCTCGGGATGTTGCTGGTTGGGGTATGCCCGGGTGGTAACATCTCCAATTTCGCCACCCATCTGGCAAGAGGCAATGCAGCACTGTCCGTGACCTTGACTTCCATCGTGACGCTGGCTGCGATCTTTGTCACTCCTTTCAGTTTCCAGGGATGGGCTCATTTTCTTCCGGAAACCCAACCCCTGCTCCAACAGATCAAGGTCAACGCCTGGGATATGGTCAAGATTATTTTTCAGTTGATCCTGGTTCCCCTCATCATCGGCATGACCATTCATTATTACCTGCCCGGATTTACTGCCCGCATCAGGGCCTGGGTCAAAAGGCTGTCCCTGCTGATCTTTTTTGGATTCATTGTATTTGCATTGTTGGGGAATATCTCGACCATAAAAAATTACCTGTACATCGTGCTGGGTCTGGTCTTCTTCCACAATTCCCTGGCTATGGTACAGGGATATTATTTTGCGAAACTAAACCGCCTGCCTGAGGCGGATGCCCGGGCCATTTCGCTGGAGACCGGTGTTCAGAACAGCGGATTAGGGCTGGTGCTGATATTCAATTTTTTTCCGGAATTAGGTGGTATGATCCTGGTCGCTGCCTGGTGGGGTGTCTATGACCTCATCTCCAGCTTTCTGGTCGCCAACTATTGGGCGCGTAAGAGGGCTCCGGAGGCAGCTTCTGAAGGATAA
- a CDS encoding DUF711 family protein gives MKFHWLIILFLGSVVSLQAQPRSSFAIRTITAGITLQRADDTTTLWDAIHFLQKAREQYQSAGYVVQTVRITTQHLYLLRQGEPEGDFIEKLMALDRIAQKQNIVLGMGWLLPANTYDATATKMATDIIEQTQTISFTLPISKRGAGIYPKSIRSSAEIIRAIAKTSEGGEGNFRFAALANCPGGIPFFPAGFHQGEHSFAIGMETPNIIREVFSHCTWEDATAELTKAMESKLQPVETIALAISRQYGWPYDGIDTSPAPGLDASIGEAIEALTHEPFGSASTLSACSMITTTIKQLDVRRIGYCGLMLPVIEDPVLAQRASENRYTVQDLLLFSAVSGTGLDVIPLPGETTADELERLLQDVAALSLKYENKALSARLFLIPGKVAGEKVTFANPWLTGVRIMPIR, from the coding sequence ATGAAATTTCATTGGCTCATTATCCTGTTCCTTGGATCCGTGGTTTCACTCCAGGCCCAGCCCCGCAGTTCTTTTGCCATCCGCACCATCACGGCCGGCATTACGCTGCAACGCGCCGATGACACGACTACTTTATGGGATGCCATTCATTTCCTCCAGAAAGCCCGGGAGCAATACCAATCGGCCGGTTATGTCGTCCAGACTGTGCGGATCACAACGCAACATTTATACCTGCTGCGGCAAGGTGAACCGGAGGGGGATTTTATAGAAAAACTCATGGCCCTCGACCGCATTGCCCAAAAACAAAATATTGTCCTGGGCATGGGCTGGCTGCTTCCCGCAAATACCTATGATGCAACAGCTACCAAAATGGCTACCGACATCATTGAGCAAACCCAGACGATCAGTTTTACACTTCCCATATCAAAACGGGGAGCCGGGATCTATCCCAAATCCATCCGCTCTTCAGCAGAAATTATCCGGGCAATCGCTAAAACCTCAGAAGGCGGAGAGGGCAATTTCCGCTTTGCAGCGCTGGCCAACTGCCCGGGTGGCATTCCCTTTTTTCCTGCCGGATTTCATCAGGGAGAACACAGTTTTGCCATAGGCATGGAAACCCCGAACATTATCAGGGAGGTCTTTTCACACTGTACCTGGGAGGACGCCACCGCGGAGCTTACCAAAGCTATGGAATCCAAACTCCAGCCGGTAGAAACCATTGCCCTGGCAATCAGCCGTCAGTATGGCTGGCCTTACGATGGCATCGACACCTCGCCGGCACCCGGACTGGATGCCAGTATCGGAGAAGCCATTGAAGCCCTCACCCACGAACCTTTTGGATCCGCATCCACGCTGAGCGCCTGCAGTATGATCACCACCACCATCAAGCAACTGGATGTACGCAGGATCGGATATTGCGGTCTGATGCTTCCGGTCATTGAAGACCCCGTACTGGCGCAGCGTGCCAGTGAAAACCGGTATACGGTCCAGGATCTGCTCCTTTTCTCAGCCGTGAGTGGTACCGGGCTCGATGTGATCCCTCTGCCGGGAGAGACGACCGCCGATGAGCTGGAACGCCTCCTGCAGGATGTCGCTGCTCTGTCCCTGAAATACGAAAACAAGGCTTTGTCTGCCCGTCTGTTTCTGATCCCGGGCAAGGTAGCCGGTGAGAAAGTCACCTTCGCAAATCCCTGGCTGACCGGAGTCAGGATCATGCCCATCCGTTGA
- a CDS encoding amino acid permease, with product MADLKKELTLFSLTMIAVGSCIGSGIFITPAEIAQYLGNGHLILLVWLVGGVISLTGALTFAELGGLFQDAGGVFIYLKAAYGRLVAFLYGWVILTVVTSGALAALSVAFARFLQFLWPFPDAFRPWIGVVVLILLTVVNIMGVKMGEWVSNVFTSLKLIGMLIIVAIALALGTEHPFTGSTVHEAIDQFSFTAFGGALIGVLWSYGGWYHASFLAGEAKNPQRNVPRAMVFGALIVTAMYVLTNLAYLYLLPVSNMASSGAIAADAVESVLKIGGVLVALIIVMSIFGTISIYTLSAPRVYFAMAKSKVFFPGLAYIHPKYRTPVRAILLQSSWSIVLVLFWQTFENLIAYVVFMDWIFMILGAISIFIFRRTMADIPRPYRTTWYPVTPLVFIAISTWFVANMLVEKPVQALFGGALLLLGLPLFAWFTRRAKSDLD from the coding sequence ATGGCGGATTTAAAAAAAGAACTGACGCTTTTTAGTTTAACCATGATTGCAGTGGGGTCCTGCATCGGCTCCGGAATTTTTATCACGCCGGCAGAAATAGCTCAATACCTCGGCAATGGCCACCTAATCTTGTTGGTCTGGTTGGTCGGAGGAGTGATCTCACTGACCGGGGCACTCACCTTTGCGGAGCTGGGAGGCTTATTTCAGGATGCCGGCGGCGTATTCATCTACCTGAAGGCTGCCTACGGGCGGCTGGTCGCGTTTCTCTATGGATGGGTTATCCTGACGGTGGTTACTTCCGGGGCGCTGGCTGCCCTTAGTGTTGCCTTTGCGCGGTTTCTTCAGTTCTTATGGCCATTTCCGGATGCTTTTCGGCCCTGGATAGGAGTGGTGGTTCTGATCCTGCTCACCGTCGTCAATATTATGGGGGTTAAAATGGGCGAATGGGTGTCCAATGTTTTTACCAGCCTGAAGTTGATAGGGATGCTGATTATCGTGGCCATTGCCCTGGCCTTGGGCACCGAGCACCCATTTACCGGATCTACCGTGCATGAAGCCATCGATCAGTTCAGTTTTACTGCATTTGGAGGAGCGCTGATCGGGGTATTGTGGTCCTATGGTGGATGGTATCATGCTTCTTTCCTGGCTGGTGAAGCTAAAAATCCACAGCGTAATGTGCCCCGCGCTATGGTATTCGGTGCGTTGATCGTTACGGCCATGTATGTCCTGACCAATCTGGCTTACCTGTATCTCTTGCCGGTAAGCAACATGGCAAGCTCAGGGGCTATAGCCGCCGATGCAGTCGAATCGGTCCTGAAGATAGGAGGTGTCCTGGTGGCATTGATCATTGTCATGTCCATTTTCGGAACCATTTCCATCTACACACTAAGTGCTCCACGGGTCTATTTTGCGATGGCCAAAAGCAAGGTTTTTTTTCCTGGATTAGCCTATATACATCCGAAATACCGCACGCCGGTGCGCGCCATCCTGTTGCAGTCATCCTGGTCAATCGTATTGGTTTTATTCTGGCAGACTTTTGAGAACCTGATCGCCTACGTCGTCTTTATGGATTGGATCTTTATGATCCTCGGCGCCATCAGTATCTTCATTTTCCGCCGGACGATGGCAGATATCCCCAGGCCCTACCGTACCACCTGGTATCCGGTAACTCCGCTGGTTTTTATTGCCATATCAACCTGGTTTGTCGCCAATATGCTGGTGGAGAAGCCCGTTCAGGCCTTATTTGGCGGTGCATTGTTGCTTCTGGGACTTCCGTTATTTGCCTGGTTTACCCGCCGGGCAAAGTCGGATTTAGACTGA
- a CDS encoding aspartyl protease family protein, translating to MTANLIKRLVFLIYGLISATVGYVQNINFDLLQGQSTVKIPFELKHNFIIIDVRLNGILPLHFIFDTGAQYTLLFKKEYSDILRIPYLRRIPILGADLSQELYALVGQNISVDIPGRIKVRKDILIFEEDYFQLDELTGIFIDGILGGDVFKHYITKIDYRKQILTLTRPEHFPEPGPHYHRIPLRLKEAKPLLDATVTLENNARVPVSLLMDTGSGIPLLIYANTHPNLSIPEKTIIGQLGKGLGGYLLGYMGRIKQLELPTDLQFNNVLASFQRLDSTSQAFTINNHRNGILGNQVLRRFEVIIDYPDSMLYLKPTRTYKQKFNYDRSGMLIYAIGHNLKDFYVNTIIPGSPAEEAGIREGDLILKIRGLPASLFDLASINRMLMKRTGKKIKVTIERNGVRMEKSFRLRDLI from the coding sequence ATGACTGCAAACTTAATAAAGCGCTTGGTCTTTTTGATTTATGGCTTGATTAGCGCCACGGTCGGTTACGTACAAAACATCAACTTCGATCTGTTGCAGGGGCAATCTACGGTCAAGATCCCTTTTGAACTCAAACACAATTTCATCATTATCGATGTCCGCCTGAATGGTATCCTGCCACTTCATTTCATATTCGATACCGGAGCCCAGTACACGCTGTTGTTCAAGAAAGAATATTCAGACATTTTGCGTATTCCCTACCTCCGCCGAATCCCCATTCTGGGAGCAGACCTCAGCCAGGAGCTCTATGCTCTGGTCGGCCAAAACATCTCGGTGGACATACCAGGGCGCATCAAGGTCCGCAAGGACATCCTGATCTTCGAAGAAGATTATTTCCAGCTGGATGAATTGACCGGAATCTTCATCGACGGTATTCTTGGGGGAGATGTTTTTAAACATTACATCACCAAGATCGATTACCGGAAGCAGATCCTAACCTTAACCCGGCCTGAGCATTTCCCTGAGCCTGGTCCTCATTATCACCGCATCCCCCTGAGACTGAAAGAAGCCAAGCCGCTGCTTGATGCTACCGTGACCCTGGAGAACAATGCCCGGGTGCCCGTATCACTACTCATGGATACGGGTTCTGGTATCCCCTTACTGATCTACGCCAATACCCACCCGAACCTGAGCATACCGGAAAAAACGATCATAGGGCAATTAGGCAAAGGGCTCGGTGGCTATCTCCTGGGGTATATGGGCCGGATCAAACAGCTGGAACTTCCCACTGACCTTCAGTTCAACAATGTCCTGGCCAGTTTCCAGCGTCTGGACTCCACCAGCCAGGCGTTCACGATAAATAACCATCGCAACGGTATCCTGGGCAACCAGGTACTGCGTCGGTTTGAAGTGATCATCGATTATCCCGACTCCATGCTGTACCTGAAGCCCACACGCACCTACAAACAAAAATTCAATTACGACCGAAGCGGCATGCTGATCTATGCCATCGGCCACAACCTGAAGGATTTTTACGTCAACACGATCATCCCCGGTAGTCCTGCAGAAGAGGCCGGCATCCGGGAGGGCGACCTGATCCTGAAAATCCGGGGCCTGCCTGCGTCACTTTTTGACCTGGCCTCCATCAATCGGATGCTGATGAAGCGGACCGGCAAGAAGATAAAGGTAACCATTGAGCGAAACGGAGTTCGAATGGAGAAGTCCTTCCGGCTCAGAGACCTGATCTAG
- the rplU gene encoding 50S ribosomal protein L21, whose translation MYAIVNIAGQQFKVQEGQEIFVHHLGGEAGSKVQFDEVLLVDRGEKVEVGAPFLQAKVDATVIDHAKGDKVIVFKKKRRKGYRVKNGHRQQFTKIKINSINA comes from the coding sequence ATGTACGCTATTGTGAACATTGCCGGCCAGCAATTCAAAGTTCAGGAAGGGCAGGAAATTTTTGTGCACCACCTGGGCGGAGAAGCCGGTAGTAAAGTACAATTTGACGAGGTCCTGTTGGTAGACCGTGGTGAGAAAGTAGAGGTGGGAGCACCTTTCCTGCAGGCCAAGGTAGATGCCACTGTCATTGACCACGCAAAAGGAGACAAAGTCATTGTCTTTAAAAAGAAACGCCGTAAAGGCTATCGGGTAAAAAATGGTCACCGCCAGCAGTTTACCAAGATCAAGATCAATTCCATCAACGCATAA
- the rpmA gene encoding 50S ribosomal protein L27 produces the protein MAHKKGVGSTDNGRDSKSKRLGVKLFGGQLALAGNIIVRQRGTKFHPGNNVGIGRDHTLFALSDGTVEFVTRRLDRTFVNIIPFEEVAETVAPAAKVETAPKAEPKAPAAKPEPVAAPKAEAKEEEAFDTEAGKASLLGAIGTASADDKDDLKKIKGVGPKLEEMLNSIGIYTFAQVSKMTKAEYDLVDNLITAFKGRAERDEWAAQAKELIG, from the coding sequence ATGGCTCATAAAAAAGGAGTTGGTAGTACGGACAACGGGCGCGACAGTAAAAGCAAACGCCTGGGTGTAAAATTATTCGGCGGCCAGCTGGCCCTCGCCGGAAACATCATCGTACGTCAACGTGGAACCAAATTTCATCCCGGCAATAACGTGGGTATCGGAAGAGATCATACCTTGTTTGCTCTCTCTGATGGCACCGTCGAATTTGTTACCCGTCGTCTTGACCGGACATTTGTTAACATCATTCCTTTCGAGGAAGTAGCTGAGACTGTTGCCCCGGCAGCCAAGGTGGAAACAGCTCCTAAAGCTGAACCCAAAGCTCCCGCAGCTAAACCAGAACCTGTAGCTGCGCCCAAGGCGGAAGCCAAGGAAGAAGAAGCCTTTGACACAGAAGCAGGCAAAGCCTCTCTGTTAGGCGCCATTGGTACGGCAAGCGCCGACGACAAAGATGATCTGAAAAAGATCAAAGGCGTAGGACCGAAACTGGAGGAGATGTTGAATTCCATCGGAATCTACACGTTCGCTCAGGTCAGTAAAATGACGAAAGCAGAATACGATCTGGTTGACAACCTGATCACTGCATTCAAAGGCCGTGCAGAACGCGACGAATGGGCAGCACAAGCCAAAGAATTAATTGGCTGA